One Coleofasciculus sp. FACHB-T130 DNA segment encodes these proteins:
- a CDS encoding amino acid permease, which translates to MTAGTSPPQLQRELGVLGATMMGLGSIVGTGVFVSIGIAAGIAGPAVILAIAIGAVVATCNGLNSAQLAANHAVSGGSYEYGYKYLNPSLGFTAGWMFLLAKTASAATAALGFAGYLLNATGLYGRGFLIPTALAAAILMTLIVLSGIRRSNRANIAIVSVSLLSLIFFVLICLPRATEVGTENLTPFFKGSPATVLQASALMFVAYTGYGRIATLGEEAREPRKTIPIAMIVSLGVTMLLYMAVATVGIGAVGTEILGKPTQAQAAPLEVAVRSVAGSRGAAILSIGAIAAMLGVLLNLILGLSRVLLAMGRRGDMPRILARLNRQGTTPDLAVVVVGIAIALLVLLGNVKTTWSFSAFNVLIYYAITNLAALKMPDSERLYPKWIAWAGLGSCLFLAFWVEPQIWQMGLGLIVAGLIWYQVRQRVREL; encoded by the coding sequence GTGACTGCTGGAACCTCACCCCCGCAGCTTCAGAGAGAGTTAGGGGTTTTGGGTGCCACGATGATGGGTTTGGGTTCGATCGTAGGCACGGGCGTGTTTGTCAGCATCGGCATTGCCGCCGGAATCGCAGGACCGGCGGTAATTTTGGCGATCGCGATTGGAGCCGTTGTGGCAACCTGCAACGGTCTCAATAGTGCCCAGTTAGCAGCGAATCACGCCGTCAGCGGTGGCAGCTACGAATATGGCTACAAGTATCTCAATCCGAGTCTAGGTTTTACCGCAGGCTGGATGTTTCTCTTGGCAAAGACTGCTTCAGCAGCAACGGCAGCTTTAGGTTTTGCTGGCTACTTGCTGAATGCGACAGGTTTGTATGGGCGGGGATTTCTGATTCCCACGGCGCTAGCTGCGGCAATTTTGATGACTTTAATTGTTTTGAGCGGGATTCGCCGCTCTAATCGCGCCAATATTGCCATCGTCTCGGTGTCGCTGCTCTCTTTAATTTTCTTTGTCCTTATCTGTCTACCCCGCGCCACAGAGGTTGGTACAGAAAATCTCACGCCATTTTTCAAAGGTTCTCCGGCGACGGTACTCCAAGCCAGTGCGCTGATGTTTGTGGCTTACACGGGTTATGGAAGGATTGCCACGTTGGGCGAGGAAGCACGGGAACCCCGGAAGACAATCCCAATCGCGATGATTGTTAGCCTGGGGGTGACAATGTTGCTTTACATGGCAGTGGCAACGGTTGGCATTGGGGCGGTCGGGACAGAAATTTTGGGCAAACCAACCCAGGCACAGGCAGCACCCCTCGAGGTGGCAGTTCGCAGCGTTGCCGGTTCAAGAGGTGCGGCGATTTTATCAATTGGTGCGATCGCGGCGATGCTGGGGGTACTATTAAACTTGATTTTGGGTTTGTCCCGCGTGCTGCTGGCGATGGGAAGACGCGGGGATATGCCCAGAATTTTGGCACGGCTAAATCGGCAAGGAACGACACCCGATTTAGCGGTGGTCGTGGTAGGAATTGCGATCGCCCTTTTAGTTCTGCTTGGCAATGTCAAAACGACTTGGTCGTTCAGTGCCTTTAACGTCTTGATTTACTATGCAATTACCAATCTGGCAGCATTAAAAATGCCAGATTCAGAACGGCTCTATCCCAAATGGATAGCCTGGGCAGGTCTAGGATCTTGCCTGTTCCTGGCTTTCTGGGTAGAGCCGCAAATCTGGCAAATGGGTCTGGGATTAATTGTCGCTGGTCTAATCTGGTACCAAGTCAGGCAAAGAGTTAGGGAGTTATGA
- a CDS encoding DUF2993 domain-containing protein, with amino-acid sequence MLGGLTGFTNNTGTDWGERLLNTVASKTIRHMFTQSESVEVAVRCYPSSKLLQGSIDSFKMSGSGLVIRREFRTEEMSFETDAVSIDFSCVMQGQIRLKQPTQAVVQVTLTQADINQSFQAELVQKRLQDISTPALTDLSGGQPVSFTEVQVQLLPENQVQIFAKADLGEKGLVPLSMKSTLSVERRRRIRFKDPQFQAEAVPEETREISQTLTSAFSEILDNMVDLDRFNLDGVTMRINRLETQGDKLIFSGYAQIERVPNNP; translated from the coding sequence ATGTTAGGCGGCCTTACTGGTTTCACAAACAATACTGGCACTGATTGGGGAGAACGCCTCCTCAATACAGTCGCTAGCAAGACTATTCGCCACATGTTTACCCAGAGTGAGTCTGTGGAAGTTGCTGTTCGCTGCTATCCCTCCAGCAAGCTTTTGCAGGGCAGTATTGACAGCTTCAAAATGAGCGGTAGTGGTCTTGTGATTCGCCGCGAGTTTCGCACCGAGGAGATGTCGTTTGAGACAGACGCCGTCTCGATTGACTTCAGTTGTGTAATGCAAGGTCAGATTCGCCTTAAGCAACCCACCCAGGCAGTTGTACAGGTGACGCTAACCCAGGCAGATATTAACCAATCCTTTCAGGCAGAACTGGTGCAGAAGCGCCTGCAAGATATTTCCACACCAGCTTTGACAGATTTATCTGGCGGTCAGCCCGTTTCCTTTACCGAAGTCCAAGTACAGCTGCTGCCCGAAAACCAAGTGCAAATTTTTGCAAAGGCAGATTTGGGCGAAAAAGGATTGGTGCCACTCAGCATGAAATCAACCTTAAGCGTGGAACGGCGACGTCGAATTCGGTTTAAAGATCCTCAATTTCAGGCAGAGGCGGTGCCAGAAGAAACACGGGAGATTTCTCAGACGTTGACCTCGGCATTTTCTGAAATTTTAGATAACATGGTCGATTTGGATCGCTTTAATCTTGACGGCGTAACCATGCGAATTAACCGCTTGGAGACCCAAGGAGATAAGCTAATTTTCAGTGGCTATGCCCAAATCGAGCGCGTTCCCAATAATCCTTGA
- a CDS encoding tetratricopeptide repeat protein, with product MTRIIIRYYDPSYPYLERAIRSIQGDFDIVVYDDGSNIFPNLAAVKNRCQIRRLEHKGPASTLIQALADAKRENVKQVFILDGDDEALESLPSFLNASLALPYTAVIGQFKDVPSPIYQEQGNELFREAIANLKFCPPCFSLKIGDWVQDLPRIFNLVQTEYLSTGTLFLSLFLSGQTGISVAEQVIIWRQHEAQTYRHHHQERHLTVQRIWQIYYQKAFEEYSKILHLNPHDAVAYYNRGNTCSRLGDGQKAIEDYTQALNINPNFPEAYTNRGVARFDLGDTQGAIDDYTLALQLNPNFAAAYNNRGNAHSKLGNYPEAIADLQTSAQIFSVQGYISNYQGSQNLLAEAYFKMGARLWMQEQIEQAIACYQKALEVKPDFPEAYYDLGMIFQQKGRVAEAMSYYRKLLTIKPEFSKARYQIETILKGYQFSTDWFSRNLDILNEHLKPLSKIPGLNILEIGSWEGRSTCWFLENILIDSSSQITCIDTFAGSLEHQRYDCDYLSSVEERFDFNINRTGAAEKVRKIVGRSQQILRLLPLGFYDLVYIDGSHLASDVLEDAVLTWALVKVGGTIIFDDYDFIFAENSFQNTKVGIDAFVSVFSDKIKFIHKSHQILLKKLFS from the coding sequence ATGACACGGATCATTATTCGATATTACGATCCTAGCTATCCCTATCTAGAACGGGCTATCCGTTCGATTCAGGGAGATTTTGATATTGTTGTATACGATGATGGAAGCAATATTTTTCCTAATTTGGCTGCTGTTAAAAATAGATGCCAAATTAGACGCCTAGAGCATAAAGGGCCAGCTTCTACGCTGATACAGGCTCTGGCTGATGCAAAAAGAGAAAATGTAAAACAAGTATTTATTCTAGATGGGGATGATGAGGCGCTAGAGAGTTTACCAAGCTTTCTCAATGCATCCTTAGCATTACCTTATACAGCAGTTATCGGGCAGTTCAAGGATGTGCCTTCCCCAATTTATCAAGAGCAGGGAAATGAATTATTTCGAGAAGCGATCGCTAATTTAAAATTCTGCCCTCCCTGCTTCAGCCTCAAGATTGGAGACTGGGTACAAGACTTGCCCCGCATCTTCAACCTAGTGCAAACCGAATATCTCTCAACTGGCACTTTATTTTTAAGCTTATTCCTCTCTGGTCAAACCGGGATTTCTGTTGCTGAACAAGTGATTATCTGGAGACAGCACGAAGCCCAAACTTACAGACATCACCACCAGGAAAGGCATTTAACAGTACAGAGAATTTGGCAAATCTACTATCAAAAAGCTTTCGAGGAATATAGCAAAATCTTGCATCTCAATCCCCATGATGCTGTTGCTTATTACAATCGGGGTAATACTTGCTCCAGACTTGGCGATGGGCAAAAAGCAATTGAGGATTACACTCAGGCGCTGAATATCAATCCTAATTTTCCTGAAGCTTACACTAATCGAGGTGTCGCACGCTTCGATTTAGGAGATACTCAAGGAGCAATTGACGATTATACTCTGGCATTGCAGCTTAATCCTAACTTTGCCGCCGCCTACAATAACCGGGGGAATGCCCATTCTAAATTGGGTAACTATCCAGAAGCAATCGCCGATTTGCAGACATCTGCTCAAATTTTCTCTGTTCAAGGGTATATAAGTAACTACCAGGGATCGCAAAACCTCTTAGCTGAAGCCTATTTTAAAATGGGAGCAAGATTGTGGATGCAAGAACAGATTGAACAAGCGATCGCTTGTTATCAGAAAGCGCTGGAAGTTAAACCTGACTTTCCTGAAGCCTACTACGATTTAGGCATGATTTTCCAGCAAAAGGGTAGAGTTGCCGAGGCAATGAGCTATTACCGTAAACTCTTAACAATCAAGCCTGAATTTTCAAAAGCTCGTTATCAAATTGAGACAATATTGAAAGGTTATCAATTTTCTACAGACTGGTTTAGCCGCAACCTTGATATTTTGAATGAGCATCTTAAACCTTTATCTAAAATACCTGGATTAAATATTTTAGAAATAGGCAGTTGGGAGGGGCGATCTACTTGCTGGTTTTTAGAAAATATTTTAATAGATAGTTCTAGCCAAATTACCTGTATAGATACCTTTGCAGGTAGCTTAGAACATCAAAGATATGATTGTGACTATCTAAGCTCTGTAGAAGAGCGATTTGACTTTAATATAAATCGTACGGGTGCAGCGGAAAAGGTACGAAAAATAGTAGGTAGATCTCAACAAATATTGCGTTTGTTACCCTTGGGTTTTTATGATTTAGTTTACATTGATGGCTCCCACCTAGCCAGCGATGTTCTGGAAGATGCAGTTTTAACTTGGGCGCTTGTTAAAGTTGGCGGCACGATCATTTTTGACGATTATGATTTTATTTTTGCAGAAAATTCCTTTCAAAATACTAAGGTGGGGATAGACGCTTTTGTGTCAGTATTTTCCGATAAAATTAAATTCATCCATAAGTCTCATCAAATTCTTCTAAAAAAACTTTTTTCTTAG